A window of Streptomyces broussonetiae genomic DNA:
CCTCGCGACACCGCCCGCGGCAACGGCCGTCACCAGGGCGGAGGCGAGCGCCCGGGGCTCACGCGAGCGGGCCGGCCGCCTCCTCCTGCCGCCGATCCCGGCTCCCCTTGCGGTATTTGCGCCCTTTTCATCCCCCTCTGCTTGCCCTCCATCGCTCACGATCCGCGAGATCCGCGAGTGCGACGGGGTGAGCGGCAGGCGGGGGGCGGGCCGGGGAGCCACCGCCTGCCTCAGAGCGCGTCCGGCAGCGTCTTCCACAGGTACGTCCGGTCCGGTGCGGCCTTCAGGGCACCGATGACGAGCGGATGCGGCTCGGCGTACAGGAGCGGGTGGTCCACCTCGCCGGAGGCCGCGTCGGGGATCCAGGCCAGCCGCTCGCCGTCCAGGGAGAACCGGGCGTCGACACCGGGCTTGTTGCCACGCGGGTCCTGCCGGTGCCAGGCGCCGTGGAAGCGCACGGCGACCAGGCCGTGCACGGCGTGACCGCTGCCGTCGTCGTGCGCCAGCCGTTGGTAGCACAGGGCGGTGGGGATGTCCTCGGCCCGCAGCAGCGCAGCCAGCGCGTGCGCCTTGGCGTAGCAGATGCCGGTGCGCTGCTCCAGCACGTCGGAGGCACGCCAGGTGACGCGTGGGTCGCCGGCGTCGGCGGAGTGCAGGATGGCGTCCCGCACGAACCCATAAGCGGCTCGCGCATAGGCATACGAGTCCGTGGCACCCTCGGCCAGTCGGGCGGCCGTCTCCCGCACCACGGGATGGTGATGGTCGATGACCTCGTCGGCGGCCAAGTAGGCAGAGAGGTCGGCGGTGTTCTGGATCAGCTCCATGGGCGCAGAGCATAGGAATGCGACCACCCGAGCGTCAATGACTTTTCAGGTGGCCGCATATCTATGCACTCCTGCCTGCGGCAGCGCTGCTAGCGCGCCATCTCCTCCTTGACCGCCGCCACGAAGCTGTCGACGTCCTCCTCCGTGGTGTCGAAGGAACACATCCAGCGCACCACTCCGGCGGCCTCGTCCCAGAAGTAGAACCGGAACCGCTGCTGCAGACTCTCGCTCACGTCGTGCGGAAGCCTGGCGAAGACGCCGTTGGCCTGCACCGGGTAGAGGATCTCCACCCCGTGCACCGCGCGCACGCCCTCGGCCAGGCGCTGGGCCATCTCGTTGGCGTGCCGGGCGTTGCGCAGCCACAGGTCCTTCGCCAGCAGCGCCTCCAACTGCACCGAGACGAAGCGCATCTTGGAGGCGAGCTGCATGGACAGCTTCCGCAGGTGCTTCATCTGCCGCACCGCGTCCTGGTTGATGACGACGACGGCCTCACCGAACACGGCGCCGTTCTTCGTCCCGCCGAGCGAGAGGATGTCGACGCCGACCGCGCTGGTGAAAGTCCGCATGGGCACGTCCAGGGAGGCGGCCGCGTTGGCTATGCGCGAGCCGTCCAGGTGCACCTTCATGCCGTGGGCGTGGGCGTGCTCGCAGATCGCACGGATCTCCGCAGGCGTGTAGAGCGTGCCCAGCTCCGTGCTCTGGGTGATCGAGACGACCTGCGGCATCGCGCGGTGCTCGTCCTCGAAGCCCCAGGCCTGCTTGTCGATCAGCTCGGGCGTGAGCTTGCCGTCGGGGGTGGGCACGGTGAGCAGCTTCAGGCCGCCCATGCGCTCGGGGGCGCCGCCCTCGTCGACGTTGATGTGCGCGCTCTCGGCGCAGATCACCGCACCCCAGCGGTCGGTGACGGCCTGGAGCGCGACCACGTTCGCGCCGGTGCCGTTGAACACCGGGAAGGCCTCCGCGCCGGCCCCGAAATGGCTGCGGACGATCTGCTGGAGGTTCTCGGTGTACTCGTCCTCGCCGTACGCCACCTGGTGGCCGCCGTTGGCCAGGGCCAGGGCGGCGAGCACCTCGGGGTGGGCTCCGGCGTAGTTGTCACTGGCGAAACCGCGGACCTGCGGGTCGTGGTGGCGACGCGCGTCGGTCTTGGGTGGGTTCACGGCTTCTCGGTCAGCCACAGACGGTTTCCGTTCACTTCGGCGGCGGGCTTGCTCCAGACGCCCTCGATGGCCTCGGCCAGGTCCTTGACGTCCGTGAAACCCGCGAACTTCGCGTTGGGCCGCTCCGCGCGCATCGCGTCGTGGACCAACGCCTTCACCACCAGGATGGCAGCCGCGGAGGTCAGCCCCTCGGCGCCCTCCGCGGCCTGCGCCTTGCGCAGGCCGTCGGCCATGGCGAGCGCCCACGCCTCGGCGGCGGCCTTGGCCGCGGAGTACGCCGCGTTGCCCGCCGTGGGCTTCGAGGCGCCGGCGGCACTGATCAGCAGGTAGCGACCGCGGTCGCTGCGCAGCAGGCCGTCAAAGAAGGCCAGGGAGGTGTGCTGGACGGTGCGGATCAGCAGCTTCTCCAGCAGGTCCCAGTCCGCGAGATCGGTCTCGGCGAAGTTCGCGCTGCCGCGCCAGCCGCCGACGAGGTGGACCAGGCCGTCGATGCGCCCGTGGTCCTTCTCGATGCGCGCCGCCCAGTCCCGCGTCGAGTCCAGGCTGAGCAGGTCGACCGTCTCGCCGGTGACCGTGGCTCCGCCGTTCGCGTAACGGGCGGCGTCGACGGCCTCCGCCAGGCGCTCGGGGTTGTTGTCGGCGCCGACGACGACCGCGCCCGCCTCTGCGAGCCGGACCAGCGCAGCATGCCCGGCGGGTCCGCCCGCGCCGGCCACCGCGATCACCGCACCCTTGAGAGACCCGTTCCCCACCATGTTCTTCCCCTCTTGAGCAGTGTTCCTCGGGCGGTCGCTCACGCGGCGGCCCGCTCGGCGCCGTCCGCCGTGATGCCCTTGGTGGAGGCAATCACGTTCTTCAGCTTCTTCGACAGCGCCTCATAGAACATGCTCAGCGGAAACTCGTCCGGAAGCACGTCGTCCACGAGCTTGCGCGGCGGCTGCGTCAGGTCCAGGGCGTCCGGGCCCTTGGCCCACTTGGAGCCGGGGTGCGGGGCGAGATAGCCGGCGACCAGCTCGTAGCCGGCGAACCAGTGCACGAGCTTAGGACGGTCGATGCCGTCCCGGTACAGCGTCTCGATCTCGGCGCACAGCTGGTTGGTGACCTGCGGAGCGCGCTCCCAGTCGATGGAGAGCTTGTTGTCGGTCCAGCGGATGACGTCGTGCTTGTGCAGGTAGGCGAAGAGCAGCTGGCCGCCGAGGCCGTCGTAGTTGCGTACACGGTCACCGGTGACCGGGAAGCGGAACATCCGGTCGAAGAGCACCGCGTACTGCACGTCACGGGCCTGCGGGACCCCGTCCGCCTGGAGCTTCACGGCCTCCTTGAAGGCGGTGAGGTCGCAGCGCAGCTCCTCCAGGCCGTACATCCAGAACGGCTGGCGCTGCTTGATCATGAACGGGTCGAACGGCAGGTCGCCGTGGCTGTGGGTGCGGTCGTGGACCATGTCCCACAGCACGAAGGCCTCTTCGCAGCGCTTCTGGTCGTGGACCATCGCGGCGATGTCCTCGGGCAGCTGAAGGCCCAGGAGGTCGACGGCCGCGTCGGTGACCCGGCGGAAGCGGGCGGCCTCGCGGTCGCAGAAGATGCCACCCCAGGAGAAACGTTCCGGCGCCTCGCGCACGGCGATGGTCTCCGGGAAGAGGACCGCCGAGTTGGTGTCGTAGCCGGAGGTGAAGTCCTCGAACGTGATACCGCAGAACAGCGGGTTGTCGTAGCGGGTACGCTCCAGCTCGGCCAGCCAGTCCGGCCAGACCATGCGCAGCACGACCGCCTCGAGGTTGCGGTCCAGGTTGCCGTTCTGCGTGTACATCGGGAAGACGACCAGGTGCTGCAGGCCGTCCGCGCGGTGCGCGGCGGGCTGGAAGGCCAGCAGGGAGTCCAGGAAGTCGGGCACCTCGAAGCCGCCCTCGGCCCAGCGCCGCAAATCCTCCACGGCGGCCTGGTGGTAGGCCTTGTCGTGCGGGAGCAGCGGGGAGAGCAGCTCGATCGCCTCGACGACACGCCGCACGGCCGCCTCGGCGTCGGTCCTGGCCGGGGCACCCTCGACGGCGAAGTCGATCGATCCGTCCTTGCTCTGCCATGGCCGGATCTGCTCCACGGCATCCTTGAGCACGGGCCAGGCCGGGTGCTCAATCACCCTGGTCGATGAAGGAATCTGCCCCTCCATAGCCGCCTGCACAAGAATTTCCGTCATATCCCATCCTCCACGGGAGAACCTCGCGTAAGGACACCGTATGCATACTCGGTTTCCGCCATCAAGAGGTTCATCGGGAAAATATCCTGCCCGACCCCTTGGTCACCGCTGATTTTCCTGCAGTAAACCGTGACGGCGCTCACTTCCGTCGCTTCTGCGGGGTCCCGTCGGGGTGGCGATCCGGTCGGTCAAGGATGCGGGGACTCGCCCACGAGCGAGTGACGGCCGGGGCGCATACCGGCCAGTTGACGCGCGCGGCGCGCACCCGTACGGCGTGCACGTGCGGGTTCATCGCGGGCCCCGGCGATTAGGCTGCGACTCTGCCCGCGCGGACGATGGCGTCCGCCCGTCCCGCGCGTGCCGAGCCGCCGTCGACGGAAGCGAGTCGAACCTTGAACTTCCTTACCATCGGTCACCGCGGGGTCATGGGTGTCGAGCCCGAGAACACCCTTCGTTCGTTCGTTGCCGCGCAGGACGCCGGCCTCGATCTCATCGAACTCGATCTGCACCTGAGCAAGGACGGCGCCCTGGTCGTCATGCACGACGACGAGGTGGACCGTACGACCGACGGCACCGGGCCGATCGCCGACAAGACCCTGGCCGAGCTGCGCGCCCTGGACGCGGGCCGTGGAGAGCGGGTGCCGGTGTTCGAGGAGGTGCTGGACGTGGTGCGTACGCCACTGCAGGCCGAGATCAAGGATGTGGCGGCGGCCCGGGCGCTGGCGGAGGTGATGCACGAGCGGGACCTGGTCGGGCGGGTGGAGGTGTCCTCGTTCCACGACGACGCGATCGCCGAGATCGCCCGGCTGGTGCCGGGGGTGCGCACCGCGCTGATCGGGAGCCGCTACGGCACCGACGTGGTGGAGCGGGCCGTGGCCGTGGGCGCCCCGACCCTCTGCCTCAACATCCGCCGGCTCACCCTGGAGATCGTCGAGCGTGCGCGTGCGTCCGGCCTGCGCATCATCGGCTGGGTGGTCAACACGCAGGATCAGCTGCGGCTGGTGCGCGCCCTGGAGCTGGACGGCGCGACGACCGACTTCCCGGAGATCAAGCGCACCGCCCGCTTCACCGCGTGAGGGTCACACCAGCGGCTTGACCAGCAGCTCGAACTGGAGGTCGTCGCGCTGCGGGATGCCGAAGCGCTCGTCGCCGTACGGGAACGGGCTCATCTGTCCCGTACGGCGGTAGCCGCGGCGCTCGTACCAGGTGATCAGGTCGTTCCGTACGGAGATCACCGTCATGTGCATCTCCGTGACACCCCAGTCCTCGCGGGCCTGGCGCTCCGCCTCGGCCATGACCACCTTGCCGAGGCCGGCGCCCTGCAGGGCGGGGCTGACGGCGAACATGCCGAAGTAGGCGTGGTCGCCGCGGTGTTCGAGCTGGCAGCAGGCGACGACGCCGCCGTCCTGCTCCACCGTCAGCAGTCGGCTGTCCGGCGACTTGATCACCTCGAGCACGCCCTCGGGGTCGGTGCGCTGTCCCTGTAGGATGTCCGCCTCGGTGGTCCACCCGGTTCGACTGGAGTCGCCGCGGTAGGCCGACTCGATCAGCGCGACCAGGACGTCCACGTCGGCGTCCGTCGCGGCGCGGAAGGTGAGTCCGTTGGCGGGGTTGTCCATGGGGCGGCCTTTCGATCTCGGGCGTGGCTGAGCCAGGGTCGAGGGTAACCCTGCCACTAGGCTCCGCCTGCATGGTGCACGTACTCAACAGCCGGACGCTGCTCACCCCCACCGACCCCGAGCGCTCCCGCGCCTTCTACGGCGAGCAGCTGGGGCTGTCCGTCTACCGCGAGTTCGGTACCGGCCCCGAGCGCGGGACGGTGTACTTCCTCGGCGGCGGCTTCCTGGAGGTCTCCGGGCGCTCCCAGACCCGGCCGTCGCCCGCGGTACGGCTGTGGCTGCAGGTCGACGACGTGACGGCCGCGCACGAGGAACTGCGGGAGAAGGGCGTCGGCATCGTCCGGCCGCCGGTGAAGGAGCCGTGGGGCCTGATCGAGATGTGGATCGCCGATCCGGACGGCGTCCCCATCGCCCTGGTGGAGATCCCGACGGACCATCCGATGCGGTACCGGCCGGGAATCTGAGAGGGGCACCGCCGGGGCGGGACGGGCGGCACCGGCCGGGACACCCACGCGGCACGGGCCGGGGTGGGC
This region includes:
- a CDS encoding transglutaminase domain-containing protein, producing the protein MELIQNTADLSAYLAADEVIDHHHPVVRETAARLAEGATDSYAYARAAYGFVRDAILHSADAGDPRVTWRASDVLEQRTGICYAKAHALAALLRAEDIPTALCYQRLAHDDGSGHAVHGLVAVRFHGAWHRQDPRGNKPGVDARFSLDGERLAWIPDAASGEVDHPLLYAEPHPLVIGALKAAPDRTYLWKTLPDAL
- a CDS encoding GNAT family N-acetyltransferase, producing the protein MDNPANGLTFRAATDADVDVLVALIESAYRGDSSRTGWTTEADILQGQRTDPEGVLEVIKSPDSRLLTVEQDGGVVACCQLEHRGDHAYFGMFAVSPALQGAGLGKVVMAEAERQAREDWGVTEMHMTVISVRNDLITWYERRGYRRTGQMSPFPYGDERFGIPQRDDLQFELLVKPLV
- a CDS encoding glycerophosphodiester phosphodiesterase, translated to MNFLTIGHRGVMGVEPENTLRSFVAAQDAGLDLIELDLHLSKDGALVVMHDDEVDRTTDGTGPIADKTLAELRALDAGRGERVPVFEEVLDVVRTPLQAEIKDVAAARALAEVMHERDLVGRVEVSSFHDDAIAEIARLVPGVRTALIGSRYGTDVVERAVAVGAPTLCLNIRRLTLEIVERARASGLRIIGWVVNTQDQLRLVRALELDGATTDFPEIKRTARFTA
- a CDS encoding VOC family protein, encoding MVHVLNSRTLLTPTDPERSRAFYGEQLGLSVYREFGTGPERGTVYFLGGGFLEVSGRSQTRPSPAVRLWLQVDDVTAAHEELREKGVGIVRPPVKEPWGLIEMWIADPDGVPIALVEIPTDHPMRYRPGI
- a CDS encoding threonine aldolase family protein, coding for MNPPKTDARRHHDPQVRGFASDNYAGAHPEVLAALALANGGHQVAYGEDEYTENLQQIVRSHFGAGAEAFPVFNGTGANVVALQAVTDRWGAVICAESAHINVDEGGAPERMGGLKLLTVPTPDGKLTPELIDKQAWGFEDEHRAMPQVVSITQSTELGTLYTPAEIRAICEHAHAHGMKVHLDGSRIANAAASLDVPMRTFTSAVGVDILSLGGTKNGAVFGEAVVVINQDAVRQMKHLRKLSMQLASKMRFVSVQLEALLAKDLWLRNARHANEMAQRLAEGVRAVHGVEILYPVQANGVFARLPHDVSESLQQRFRFYFWDEAAGVVRWMCSFDTTEEDVDSFVAAVKEEMAR
- a CDS encoding SDR family oxidoreductase; amino-acid sequence: MVGNGSLKGAVIAVAGAGGPAGHAALVRLAEAGAVVVGADNNPERLAEAVDAARYANGGATVTGETVDLLSLDSTRDWAARIEKDHGRIDGLVHLVGGWRGSANFAETDLADWDLLEKLLIRTVQHTSLAFFDGLLRSDRGRYLLISAAGASKPTAGNAAYSAAKAAAEAWALAMADGLRKAQAAEGAEGLTSAAAILVVKALVHDAMRAERPNAKFAGFTDVKDLAEAIEGVWSKPAAEVNGNRLWLTEKP
- a CDS encoding DUF6421 family protein encodes the protein MTEILVQAAMEGQIPSSTRVIEHPAWPVLKDAVEQIRPWQSKDGSIDFAVEGAPARTDAEAAVRRVVEAIELLSPLLPHDKAYHQAAVEDLRRWAEGGFEVPDFLDSLLAFQPAAHRADGLQHLVVFPMYTQNGNLDRNLEAVVLRMVWPDWLAELERTRYDNPLFCGITFEDFTSGYDTNSAVLFPETIAVREAPERFSWGGIFCDREAARFRRVTDAAVDLLGLQLPEDIAAMVHDQKRCEEAFVLWDMVHDRTHSHGDLPFDPFMIKQRQPFWMYGLEELRCDLTAFKEAVKLQADGVPQARDVQYAVLFDRMFRFPVTGDRVRNYDGLGGQLLFAYLHKHDVIRWTDNKLSIDWERAPQVTNQLCAEIETLYRDGIDRPKLVHWFAGYELVAGYLAPHPGSKWAKGPDALDLTQPPRKLVDDVLPDEFPLSMFYEALSKKLKNVIASTKGITADGAERAAA